The genomic segment GGGCTGAGGCATCGCTTTATACTTATTTGGGTTCTTCCTATAGTCTTCCAACGCTTTAAAATAGCTTTTCCAATTTTGTTCGAGAACTTTTAGACATTGTTGATAGGTATGCGAATGGAGATATTCCCTATGCCAATTGGATTTCAGTTCCCTTTCGAGCGCATGGTATGATTTATATTGGTTTTCACGGTTTTGATGGTTGGCAATGTTGTATAGTTTAGTGGTATGAAAGGATAATTCTTCGATGATTTGTTCTTGTTGACCGGTCCATCGTGGGTAGAATTTAAGCGTTAGTTTCAATCGTTTCACCTCCTCTTCCTATGATGATTATATCATAAGAAAAGGCGTTATGGAACATTTGTTTGTAATCAGTCAGCATTCATCTCCCACTTATAGAAGATGGGAGTCTTCTGCTAAGTATTGATAAACGATTGTGGAGCAAAATTGATACCAAAATCAGATAGTTTCACTGGTTCTTGGTATTTTTTTATTTCTCCTAATTTATATACTACCGCCTTATCTTTTCCCCGATAATACGAGTCAAAGAAAGTCTTATCTATACCAGAGTAATCCGCTGTCATTTTCCATACTTTTTCTGGTTCATCTTCAATGATACCTACTATTTCAGCCTCGCCAACAATCCTTTGAACTGGAGCAGTAGAATATATAATCATTTTCTCTACATCCGAACGGAAGCGGACCTTTCTGAATTCATATCGTTTTTTTCCGCTAAAGATTTTCTCGACATACTCTGGATTAATCGATATTAACATTTTGCACATCTATATCACCCATTTCTAAAATAGTTTAGAGATTATTTG from the Microaerobacter geothermalis genome contains:
- a CDS encoding ASCH domain-containing protein; this translates as MLISINPEYVEKIFSGKKRYEFRKVRFRSDVEKMIIYSTAPVQRIVGEAEIVGIIEDEPEKVWKMTADYSGIDKTFFDSYYRGKDKAVVYKLGEIKKYQEPVKLSDFGINFAPQSFINT